The Triticum dicoccoides isolate Atlit2015 ecotype Zavitan unplaced genomic scaffold, WEW_v2.0 scaffold65523, whole genome shotgun sequence genomic interval GCAAGTCTTATACCACATAGCAATCTTCAAAAGTTGTGCATTAGAGGGCATGGGGGCCCTAACTGCCCAGCATGGCTATGTGAGAATCTCTCGGTTAAATGTTTGAAATCTCTTTGTCTAGATGGCATATCCTGGAAAAACCTTCCACCTCTAGGAGAGATGTGGATGGCTAATGGGCTTGGAGGAGAGTATCAGGCTTGTAGTGTCTCATCTTCAATCTTTCTTAATTTGAAAAGTTTAGAATTAAGGAACATATCTAGTTTGAAAAAATGGGTGGGGAGTGGAACTTGTCCTTTATTTTCTCACTTGGAAGTGCTCGGAATTGTAGATTGCTCTGAACTCATCGAGTTGCCATTTTCACACCCTCCTACTTGCTGTCAAGCACAGCGGGAGGAGAAAATAAGCTGGTTTCCTAAACTACGGGAGCTTGGTATTGTAGACTGCCCGAAACTAGTGTCGTTCCCTCCTATCCCTTGGCGGACTAGTGCTCTTTGCTCTGCTTACATAGCAAGAGTTGGATCGTGTTTTGAAGAGCTGATTTACTCGAGACATGAATTGGAATTAAATCTGGAGATTGAGGGAAGAGGTGGCCAGGGTGATGTGTTCTGGAGTGGGTTGAATTTCTCTAATCTAACTGATCTAGAAGAGTTGTGTATGAAAAATATCCCTTTCCTTCCATTGGAACACCTCCGAGTGCTAACATCTCTGAAGAAGATCGAGATTAATGATGCAAGCAGTTTCTTGGTGCCCGTCGAAGGTGCCGATGATGGCATATACCGGTTTCCAGTTGAAGACCTAGAGATTACCGGGTGCGATGTTAGTGGGAAAGAATTGACAGTGCTGCTCTCTTTCCTTCCCAACCTCTCAAAATTGAGAATATCTAGCTGTGACAGTATAACTGGGTTGGATGTGGCGGAGGGTGCGGAAACTGTTTCTGAAGAGCAGCAGGAGCAAGAGACAAGAGTCGGGGAGGAGGAAATAATATCAGCAGCGGCAGCAGAAGGCCTGCTGCTCTTGCCTCCTCAGCTACAGGAGTTGGAGATCATATATTGCGCAAACATGATCTTGCGCTCCAATCCACTTCACGACAAGGACCAGAAATCAGAAGACCTggaagaaggaagtggagggggACTCCAGCGTCTCCGCTCCCTCCGTGTGTTGGATGTATCCTACTGCCCCAAGTTCCTCTCCTGctattcttcctcctctgctttccCTTTCCCGACCTGCCTGCAACACCTCACCCTAAGTGGCGCGATCTACATGGAGACCCTGCAACCCCTCTCAAACCTCAGCTCTCTCACGGAGTGTCAGTTATTATTTGAATTGAGGGGTTTAGATGGTTTGTGGCCTCTCCTCAGCCACGGTCGACTCACAAAATTAGCAATCGATTCTTACTCCGGGTTCGTTTTCTTCTTTGCATCGGATCCCTCGATCCTTACTCCACTTTCCAGGAACCCTCTTTATTTGTGGACGGGGAGCAACACAGGATTCCTTGTTGCGCCCATCTgcagcctcctctcttccaccctcACCAAATTGTACCTCAGTTTGGATCAGGAGATGGAGCGCTTTACAAAGGAGCAAGAGGAGGCCCTCCAGCTCCTCACCTCCCTCGAGGAGCTGGAATTTTCAGCCTTGAAAAACGAGCGGCACTACCTCTGGAAGGTGCAGTGCCTCCCTGCAGGGCTAGACAAGCTTATCAACATCAAGAGACTAACGATCAATCAGTGTTCATCCATCCGGTCGCTGCCCAGCCTTCCGAGCTCTCTGCAGGAATTAGTGATTTACGACTGTTATGCACTCCAGTCGCTGCCAAACAGCCTCCCGAGTTCTCTGGAAATATTGAACATCTACAGCTGTAAAGCCATCAAGTCGCTGCCAGAGAGCCTCCCGAGTTCTCTGAAAATACTGAAGATCTCCGGCTGTAGGGCCATC includes:
- the LOC119347374 gene encoding uncharacterized protein LOC119347374, with the translated sequence ILHNFSKLVHLRYLRIKVLYSYHCHLSPSSLLRLYHLEVIDIQSMNSRRVSSTRNMSNLVKLRHFLVSEDELTLHSDIHGVGKLKFLQELRKFTVGKESEGFELRQLGPLKEIGLLGIYNLENVQKKEEAKEAKLLQKNYLRELILEWDVKRSNKDSVKEENVLASLIPHSNLQKLCIRGHGGPNCPAWLCENLSVKCLKSLCLDGISWKNLPPLGEMWMANGLGGEYQACSVSSSIFLNLKSLELRNISSLKKWVGSGTCPLFSHLEVLGIVDCSELIELPFSHPPTCCQAQREEKISWFPKLRELGIVDCPKLVSFPPIPWRTSALCSAYIARVGSCFEELIYSRHELELNLEIEGRGGQGDVFWSGLNFSNLTDLEELCMKNIPFLPLEHLRVLTSLKKIEINDASSFLVPVEGADDGIYRFPVEDLEITGCDVSGKELTVLLSFLPNLSKLRISSCDSITGLDVAEGAETVSEEQQEQETRVGEEEIISAAAAEGLLLLPPQLQELEIIYCANMILRSNPLHDKDQKSEDLEEGSGGGLQRLRSLRVLDVSYCPKFLSCYSSSSAFPFPTCLQHLTLSGAIYMETLQPLSNLSSLTECQLLFELRGLDGLWPLLSHGRLTKLAIDSYSGFVFFFASDPSILTPLSRNPLYLWTGSNTGFLVAPICSLLSSTLTKLYLSLDQEMERFTKEQEEALQLLTSLEELEFSALKNERHYLWKVQCLPAGLDKLINIKRLTINQCSSIRSLPSLPSSLQELVIYDCYALQSLPNSLPSSLEILNIYSCKAIKSLPESLPSSLKILKISGCRAIKSLPKDGLPSSMLELDVSFNANSEELRRECCKLKGTIPIVKV